The sequence below is a genomic window from Dehalogenimonas sp. THU2.
CATCAATCATACGCCCACAAGCTTTTGACCGGCCGCCGCGACCAGTTCGCCACCCTGCGGCAGATGGGCGGTATGTCCGGCTTCACCTGCCGTGATGAGAGTCCGTATGACTGTTTCACCACCGGTCACGCTAGCACCTCCATTTCCGCGGCGGTGGGCATGGCTGTCGCCCGTGATATCGAAGGTAAGGACAATCACGTTATCGCGGTCATCGGCGACGGAGCAATCACCGGTGGTATGGCGCTGGAGGCCCTGAACCATGCCGGACATCTCGGCAAGAGGCTCATCGTCATCCTGAACGACAACGGTATGTCCATTTCACCCACCGTAGGTGCCTTATCCCGGCTTTTCAGCCGGGTTCGCTTTGATCGTCGTTACTACAAGGTAAGTGAAAAAAGCGCCCGCATTCTGAAGCGCAGCAATTTCGGCAGCCGGCTCTGGGATTTCGGTCAGAAGATCAAGGGCTCGATGAAAAAGATGGTCATGCCGACGACGCTGTGGGAAGAATTCGGTTTCGCCTATAGCGGACCGATCGACGGACATAACATTACCGAAATTATCTCGGCACTGGATAAGGCAAAAAGCTACTCTCACAAACCGGCTCTCATCCATCTGGTGACCACCAAGGGCAAAGGCTACGCCCCGGCGGAAAGCGACGCCGTGCATTTCCACGGCATTTCTCCGAAGGGAAGTCCCAAGAAGAACGGCGGCAGCCATAAGGTGCCGTCCTACAGCGAGGTTTTCGCCCTTACTGTCGAAAAGATGGCCTGGGAAAACCCGAGATTGTCGGTCATCACCGCGGCCATGCCCGACGGTTACAGCCTGGGGCATATGCAACAGGTCATGCCCGAACGCATTTTCGATGTGGGTATTTGTGAACAGCATGCCGTGACCTTTGCCGCGGGACTGGCGGCAGAAGGCATGACTCCGGTCGTCGCCGTTTATTCCACCTTCCTGCAGCGCGCCTTCGACCAGATCATCCACGACGTGGCCTTACCCGGCCTGCCCGTGGTCTTCGCACTGGACAGGGGTGGTATCGTCGGTGAGGACGGCAAAACCCATCAGGGTATTTTCGACCTGTCTTACTTGTCGCTCATCCCCAACCTTATCGTCGCCGCTCCCAAGGACGAGAACGAACTGCAACATCTGCTGTATACCGCCACCCGTTGCGGTAAGCCGATGGCGGTACGGTATCCCAGGGGCGCTGGTGTGGGGGTGGAGATGGACGCCGAACTCAAAGAGATCCCGGTCGGGCAGGCGGAGATCCTGCGTTACGGCGAGGATATCGTACTGCTAGCCACCGGAGCGAGCGTCGCTGCCTCGCTGGCGGCCGCTGAATTACTCTCAGAGAACGGACGGCAGGTTTCCGTGGTGAATATGCGATATATCAGCCCCCTCGACGAGTCGCTCATCTTGGATCTTACGCGGAACAACAGACTCTTCGTCACCG
It includes:
- the dxs gene encoding 1-deoxy-D-xylulose-5-phosphate synthase gives rise to the protein MSKILDNISSPTDLKPLSDADLDRLASELREEMVTRVTANGGHLASSLGVVELTIALHKVFDCPRDKIVWDVGHQSYAHKLLTGRRDQFATLRQMGGMSGFTCRDESPYDCFTTGHASTSISAAVGMAVARDIEGKDNHVIAVIGDGAITGGMALEALNHAGHLGKRLIVILNDNGMSISPTVGALSRLFSRVRFDRRYYKVSEKSARILKRSNFGSRLWDFGQKIKGSMKKMVMPTTLWEEFGFAYSGPIDGHNITEIISALDKAKSYSHKPALIHLVTTKGKGYAPAESDAVHFHGISPKGSPKKNGGSHKVPSYSEVFALTVEKMAWENPRLSVITAAMPDGYSLGHMQQVMPERIFDVGICEQHAVTFAAGLAAEGMTPVVAVYSTFLQRAFDQIIHDVALPGLPVVFALDRGGIVGEDGKTHQGIFDLSYLSLIPNLIVAAPKDENELQHLLYTATRCGKPMAVRYPRGAGVGVEMDAELKEIPVGQAEILRYGEDIVLLATGASVAASLAAAELLSENGRQVSVVNMRYISPLDESLILDLTRNNRLFVTVEENVLSGGLGSRVALLLERAGLSDVRLKCLAIPDEFVTHGTQSQLRSSYRLDADGIYLETLAFAELNDKSLSRSLHPVPIN